TATTGTATTCATATAAGTTTAGTTTACTAATTAGAAAGTTTCTAGTCTTTATATCAAGTTCTTGTGCAGTGACTTGTTTCTTATCGGTTTGAATTTGAAAGGAAAGGCTATTCTTCTTGTCTTCAAAAACGTTTACTACAATATTTTGTGACGCATCATTATCAAAGTGATTGCCTTGATAGTTTGTTATACCACCATACATACAAGTTTTATTATTATCTTGCTTTCCTTTTTGAGAGAAGTAACAATTCACATAATAATTTGTGCCATAAAGGTCTACTTGCCGATTTCTATATTTTTCAGCTAATTCTTTGTTCATCAATTCTGTTTTTACTTCATAACTGTCTTGTGTTTGCTCTCCTTTTATATTAAAAATCAAATCGTGACTCAAAAGGCTATCAAAAGATTTTACATTACTTGCGGATATACCATGCTCTTTATATAAATATTCTAAATTCCACATTACACCAGTGAATTCGCTTGATTTATGTAGTTGTTCTGGTGTTGGATCTGCCGAATTATCCGCTAAAGCATCAGACATTGAAAGTACGAGTAAGCCTACAATAATTCCAAATATACTTGAGAGCAATCGTTTCTTGTTCATACTTTTCTCCTCCATTCAAAAACCCAAGAATAGCTATATATACTTATAATATAATAATTAAATTATATAAACAATCGCCTGCTCAAGTTGTGATTATAAAAAATCATACATGTAAGCGCCTTACACTCGTCCTGTTTGACGCCTGCGACATTGACATGACTCTTAGGTTTATCCATCATTGGTCATGTTCACAAAATGATAACTTTCATTCA
Above is a genomic segment from Staphylococcus delphini containing:
- a CDS encoding exotoxin beta-grasp domain-containing protein, which gives rise to MNKKRLLSSIFGIIVGLLVLSMSDALADNSADPTPEQLHKSSEFTGVMWNLEYLYKEHGISASNVKSFDSLLSHDLIFNIKGEQTQDSYEVKTELMNKELAEKYRNRQVDLYGTNYYVNCYFSQKGKQDNNKTCMYGGITNYQGNHFDNDASQNIVVNVFEDKKNSLSFQIQTDKKQVTAQELDIKTRNFLISKLNLYEYNSSPFETGYIKFTEKDGSSFWYDMMPPPGNAFDQAKYLLIYNDNKTVESKSVKIEVYLTKKERSFKHDKIEREVEPSHH